In one Jeotgalibacillus haloalkalitolerans genomic region, the following are encoded:
- a CDS encoding NUDIX hydrolase, which produces MKRGKVWLGAAGVIENSKGEWLVVKKKYGGLKGKWSIPAGFVEEGETADQAAVREVKEETGITAEVIKVAGFRSGVLKDTISDNMIIFVMKAVDESEALQVPEEEIAEAAWIEKSELRNHPDVSSMIPVMIDHEEAATLEINRDSNPGDQFGYTKYHLFF; this is translated from the coding sequence ATGAAAAGGGGAAAAGTATGGCTGGGCGCTGCGGGCGTCATTGAAAACAGTAAAGGCGAATGGCTCGTCGTCAAGAAAAAGTACGGCGGTCTAAAAGGAAAATGGTCTATTCCGGCAGGGTTTGTGGAAGAAGGGGAAACAGCAGATCAGGCAGCCGTCAGAGAAGTGAAAGAAGAAACAGGCATCACAGCAGAAGTGATTAAAGTAGCCGGCTTCAGGAGCGGGGTGCTGAAGGATACGATCAGTGATAATATGATTATATTTGTTATGAAAGCAGTGGATGAATCTGAGGCGCTGCAGGTTCCTGAAGAGGAGATCGCAGAGGCGGCGTGGATTGAAAAGAGTGAGCTTAGGAATCATCCGGATGTATCTTCTATGATCCCGGTGATGATTGATCATGAAGAAGCAGCGACGCTTGAAATCAACCGTGATTCAAACCCTGGCGATCAATTTGGTTATACGAAGTATCATTTGTTTTTCTAA